The following coding sequences are from one Culex quinquefasciatus strain JHB chromosome 1, VPISU_Cqui_1.0_pri_paternal, whole genome shotgun sequence window:
- the LOC119770602 gene encoding uncharacterized protein LOC119770602 — MVRNYKRISVRKSWSQEALTAAIEAVQAGSTVNRAALSTVCRGQRSESICCWWGLRTKIVTWVGSSQFSLPSKSESWSITFLPWKLLYGVTSLEMRSLAYQLATINRIDHPFDNGTELAGKDWLYGFRMRHPELSLRAPEATSAARAQGFNKVAVDQFYDIVEAALSTGKFRKPSQFKNVDETCVVTVQSKRSKILALKGRRQVGAITSAERGVLSTACISSSACGQYLPRC, encoded by the exons ATGGTCCGGAATTACAAGCGGATTTCGGTCCGTAAGTCTTGGAGTCAAGAAGCCTTGACCGCGGCAATCGAAGCCGTACAGGCCGGATCCACCGTAAACCGAGCGGCGCTCTCCACGGTGTGCCGAGGCCAACGCTCCGAAAGTATTTGTTGTTGGTGGGGCCTCCGGACGAAAATCGTAACCTGGGTCGGTTCAAGCCAGTTTTCACTGCCCAGCAAGAGCGAGAGCTGGTCGATTACATTCTTGCCATGGAAGTTACTCTACGGGGTCACGTCATTGGAAATGCGCAGTTTGGCCTACCAGCTGGCCACCATCAACAGAATCGACCACCCCTTCGACAACGGCACGGAGCTGGCTGGCAAGGATTGGCTGTACGGATTCCGCATGCGCCACCCGGAACTTTCGCTGCGAGCACCGGAAGCAACCTCTGCAGCCCGAGCCCAAGGGTTCAATAAGGTGGCCGTGGACCAATTTTACGACATTGTAGAAGCTGCACTCTCTACTGGGAAGTTCCGGAAGCCCAGTCAGTTTAAAAACGTGGACGAAACGTGCGTGGTTACT GTTCAAAGCAAGCGGTCGAAGATCTTGGCGTTGAAGGGACGGCGACAGGTTGGGGCCATAACTTCAGCAGAGCGTGGTGTCTTGTCCACGGCTTGCATCTCGTCGTCGGCGTGCGGCCAATACCTGCCCCGATGTTAA
- the LOC6050923 gene encoding probable 2-oxoglutarate dehydrogenase E1 component DHKTD1 homolog, mitochondrial translates to MYSRILSRQYHSTKGVFGFRPKPRKEFQLDKHISEARVQRSNAFRWVEAYRNHAHRTASVDPVKFRPSDESVTERTLDYTRYGLTVNDRINPFGLVNTGASSTITTEQLQDLLQTMYCGTTSIELAFIEDEHEREWLAEQYERSFQTTLASIEKREIAELLLQSQAFDTFVATKFPTVKRYGGEGAESIMAFYRQLFRCAAEADLTNVVVGMPHRGKLNVLTTLFQTRPAKIFRKFKGLPEFPEGVKAMCDIASHFHTSTDLEVLGKTIHLNMLHNPSHLEAVNPVSMGKTRAKQLSLRDGPYGTSDSGDQPSRVLNIQLHGDGAFVGQGINQECLMMADVPHFDVGGSIHMIVNNQVGFTTPGDRGRGTRYASDLAKSIAAPVFHVNGDDPEALTRVTKLAFDYQQKFGKDVFIDLNCFRRWGHNEMDDPTFTNPLLYGVIHSRDSVPDLYARKLLASGDLAQSEVDAIVKKHMDYLNSELQNLSSYQPEKSYFEKQWSGIVQAGSEVTTWDTGVDYSLLSLIAQTSVKCPEDFALHPHLRKHHVESRLKKIAEGTRLDWATAEAMALGSLLYQGFNVRISGEDIGRGTFSQRHAMFVDQNTNEIFVPLNELEGGNGGKLELANSILSEEAVLGFEYGMAIDNPNNLVIWEAQFGDFFNGAQIIIDTFLTTGETKWMVCNGLVMLLPHGFDGAASEHSSCRMERFLQMTDSRESTPDGDDVNFQVINPSTPAQYFHALRRQMIRNFRKPLVVVAPKTLLRLSECVSSHADLAPGTYFQPVLGDRHVADPKKVKRVVLCSGKHYYNLNAERVASGRGDVALVRVESLCPFPVQQIQEEMARYANAKEFVWSQEEHRNMGAWTFVQPRFENMCGKRIKYRGRYEGATVAVGVSSWHAKEAEQVVKSAFE, encoded by the exons ATGTACAGCAGGATCCTCAGCCGGCAGTACCATAGTACCAAGGGAGTCTTTGGATTCCGACCAAAACCCAGGAAGGAGTTTCAAT TGGACAAGCACATCAGCGAGGCGCGAGTTCAACGCAGCAATGCGTTCCGCTGGGTCGAAGCCTACCGGAACCATGCGCACCGGACGGCCTCGGTCGACCCCGTCAAGTTCCGCCCATCGGACGAATCCGTCACGGAACGCACCCTAGACTACACCCGCTACGGACTCACCGTCAACGATCGCATTAACCCGTTCGGACTGGTCAATACCGGCGCCAGCTCAACCATCACCACGGAACAACTCCAAGATCTCCTCCAGACCATGTACTGCGGCACGACCAGCATCGAGCTGGCCTTCATCGAGGACGAACACGAGCGGGAATGGCTCGCCGAACAGTACGAACGCTCCTTCCAGACGACCCTCGCGTCGATCGAGAAGCGCGAGATCGCCGAACTGCTGCTCCAGTCGCAGGCCTTCGACACCTTTGTCGCGACCAAATTTCCCACCGTGAAGCGGTACGGCGGCGAAGGGGCGGAAAGTATTATGGCCTTCTACCGGCAGCTGTTCCGATGTGCGGCGGAAGCTGACCTGACGAACGTGGTGGTTGGAATGCCTCACCGCGGCAAGCTGAACGTGCTGACGACGCTGTTCCAGACGCGGCCGGCGAAGATCTTCCGGAAGTTTAAGGGACTGCCGGAGTTTCCCGAGGGGGTGAAGGCGATGTGCGATATTGCGAGTCATTTTC ACACCTCCACCGACCTCGAGGTGCTCGGCAAAACCATCCACCTCAACATGCTGCACAACCCGTCCCACCTGGAGGCGGTCAACCCCGTCTCGATGGGTAAAACCCGCGCCAAGCAGCTCTCCCTCCGCGATGGACCCTACGGAACCTCCGACTCTGGCGACCAACCCTCGCGCGTCCTCAACATCCAACTGCACGGCGATGGTGCCTTCGTCGGACAGGGCATCAACCAGGAGTGCCTGATGATGGCCGACGTGCCTCACTTCGACGTTGGCGGGTCGATCCACATGATCGTCAACAACCAGGTTGGGTTCACGACGCCCGGGGATCGTGGTCGGGGGACGAGGTACGCGTCTGATTTGGCCAAGAGTATTGCGGCTCCTGTGTTTCATGTGAACGGGGACGATCCGGAAGCGTTGACCCGGGTGACCAAGTTGGCGTTTGACTATCAGCAGAAGTTTGGCAAGGACGTGTTTATTGATTTGAACTGCTTCCGCCGGTGGGGACACAACGAGATGGACGATCCGACCTTTACGAATCCGCTGCTTTACGGAGTGATCCACAGCCGGGACTCGGTTCCGGATTTGTACGCGAGGAAGTTGCTCGCGTCAGGGGATCTCGCTCAATCCGAGGTGGACGCAATCGTGAAGAAGCACATGGATTATCTCAACTCGGAGCTGCAAAACCTGAGCAGCTATCAGCCGGAAAAGAGTTACTTTGAAAAGCAGTGGTCCGGAATCGTTCAGGCCGGTTCGGAAGTGACCACCTGGGATACCGGCGTCGACTACTCACTGCTCAGCCTGATCGCTCAAACGAGCGTTAAATGTCCGGAGGACTTTGCCCTCCATCCGCACCTTCGGAAGCACCACGTCGAGTCTCGCTTGAAGAAGATCGCCGAAGGAACCCGTTTGGACTGGGCCACAGCCGAAGCGATGGCCCTCGGAAGTCTCCTGTACCAAGGTTTCAACGTTCGCATCAGCGGAGAAGATATCGGGCGTGGAACGTTTTCCCAGCGGCACGCCATGTTTGTCGATCAGAACACGAACGAGATCTTCGTGCCGCTGAACGAGCTGGAGGGGGGAAACGGGGGCAAGCTGGAGCTGGCCAACAGTATTCTGTCGGAGGAGGCGGTGCTGGGGTTCGAGTACGGGATGGCGATCGATAACCCGAACAATCTGGTCATCTGGGAGGCCCAGTTTGGGGACTTTTTCAACGGGGCGCAGATCATCATCGATACGTTCCTGACGACGGGGGAGA CCAAATGGATGGTCTGCAACGGTCTCGTCATGCTGCTCCCGCACGGCTTCGACGGTGCCGCCTCCGAGCACAGCTCCTGCCGCATGGAGCGCTTCCTCCAGATGACCGATTCGCGCGAGTCCACCCCCGACGGAGACGACGTCAACTTCCAGGTCATCAACCCGTCGACGCCGGCCCAGTATTTCCACGCCCTGCGCCGCCAGATGATCCGCAACTTCCGCAAACCGCTGGTCGTCGTCGCGCCCAAGACGCTGCTCCGGCTTTCCGAGTGCGTTTCGTCGCACGCCGACCTGGCCCCGGGAACGTACTTCCAGCCGGTGCTCGGCGATCGCCACGTGGCGGACCCCAAAAAGGTCAAACGGGTGGTGCTGTGCAGTGGCAAGCACTACTACAATCTCAACGCGGAACGCGTTGCGTCGGGAAGGGGCGATGTGGCACTGGTTCGGGTTGAGTCGCTGTGTCCGTTCCCGGTGCAGCAGATCCAGGAGGAGATGGCACGGTATGCGAACGCTAAGGAGTTTGTCTGGAGCCAGGAGGAGCACCGGAACATGGGCGCGTGGACGTTTGTGCAGCCGCGGTTCGAGAACATGTGCGGCAAAAGG ATCAAGTACCGAGGACGTTACGAGGGAGCGACCGTGGCTGTTGGAGTTAGTTCGTGGCATGCCAAGGAAGCGGAACAGGTCGTCAAGTCGGCGTTTGagtga